The genomic stretch GGTCGCCCGTTCGTCGCCCACCAGCACGGGCCGGGTCCGCTGCTCATCGATCATCGGATGATGATCACAGCCCTACGGCGCCCCCGCACGGCGATTTCACATCCCGGACGCCCCGGACGCGGTGGCCCCTCACCAGTTCCCCAACCCACCGGCCCCGCCGCCTCCTCCGGATTCACTTGCAGCGAGGGCTTGGCCGGCATCCCCAGCAGCCAGCGCGCCACATGATCCGCCCCGTACGGCGACCGCCGGGTCACCTCGCCCCGTTGCCCCGGCGCGGTAGCGAACCGCGCCCGCCGGGCCCGTACATGGACCGTGTCCGCTGCGCGGTCCGTCGTACGGTCCCCTCCGCGCGATCCCAACTCAGCCGCACGTCCCCGGCATCGACAACGCTGCCGCAAGCGCACCCGCCCCGACCACGCTGCTCGCGTACACGGGGCCCCAGCCAAGCTCACGCCGAGCCTTGGCGTTCGCCAGCCGCAGATCCGTCCCCATGATGGTGTGCGCGAGCGGTGCCGGCTTCAGAACCCACAGAGGTACGGTCATCGGCGCGGGCGCCCCGAACGCCGCGGCCACCGCCCGCATGTGCGCGTCCCACCCCAGCGGTTCGTCGTCGACGATGTTGTACGCCTGCCCGGGCCGCCCCGACTCCACGCCGGCAACGACCGCCTTCGCCGCGTCGGCCACGTCGACCCAACTCAGCGCCCGCCCCTTGGCCGCCACCACGGGCAGGGCGCGCTTGCGCAGCATCGGCACCACGTGGACATCAGTGACACCGGCCCCGTAGAAGAGCCCGAAGCGCAGGCTCACCCCCTCGATCCCGTCAGCGGTGAAGGCCAGCTCCTCCTTGGTCCGCATCGCGCCCACGTGCCGCTCCAGCCAGACGTTCGCCCCCTGCGGCCCGAAGCCGTCGTCCTCACCGAGCACGGCCCCGCCGTGGTCCCCGTACCCGTAGCCGAACATCATCGACTCCACGACGAACCGCCGCGCCCCGGTCTCCCGCGTGGCGGCCAGCAGATTGACGGTCCCCTCGGTGCGCAGCGCATTGGTCCCCGCCATGTCCTGGTGCCGGGCCAGGCTCTTCCCCGACAACGCCGTTGCCGCGTGCACCACCACGTCGAAGCCGAGCCCGTTCACGGCGCGCAGCAGGCCCTCACGATCGAGCAGGTCGGCCCGCACGTCCATCCCCGCGCCCCGCCCAAGACCGGCGACCTCATGCCCGGCCGCACGCAGAGCCCGTACCGCCCTCTGCCCCAGAACCCCGCTCGCACCCGCCAGTAGAACCTTCATGTCCGTCTCCTTCTTCGCCCGCACTTCACGGTGTCGTCCATAGGACAGACGAGCGCCCCGGAAGGTGGGACAGGACGCAAAGTGATCTGTCCCACAAGGAACGAAAAGGGGCCCGCCCGAGCCCGAGCCTCGGCGGCACCCCCACCGCCCGCACCCCTCACCGTTGACGCCGTTAATACCCGGCGCCCACCCCAAGCCCCCCACACGGCTCCAGCATTAACGCCGTTAACGCCCGCCCCCACCACCGCCCCACACCGCCCCGACGTTAACGCCGTTAATGCCCGGCCCCACCCCAAACCCCTGTACCGCTCCAGCGTTAACGCCGTTAATGCCGCCCCCACCACCAAGCCGTACGCCCGCACGCCCCTCCAGCGTTAACGCCGTTAATGCTCCCGGCAGCCAACCCGCGAGACCCGCCCCCCCCCTGAGCGTTAACGCCGTTAATGCCCCCGCCCAACACGGCACGGCCAGCACCGTCGAGGCCTCCACCCTCCGGCGTTAACGCCGTTAATACCTCGCGCCCCCACCCGGGCACCTCCCCACCACCAGACCACGAAGCCCCACACCGCGCCCCGGCGTTAACGCCGTTAATGCCTAGGCACGCCCATCCACCCGCTCAGCCCAGCAACCTCAGCCCGTCGAGGACCAGCGCCGGAACCTGCCCGCCGGCCTCCACCACGGAGACCAACGCGCCCCCGGGCCAACGCCCCACCTCCTCCCAGGAGGCGATTCTCAGCCGATCCACACCACTTCGTTAGCAAAACTCAAGCGTGGTGCCCACGAACACCCCTGAACGTTAGTAAAGTCCCTCGCATGACTTCACCCTCGTCACCGAACGACCGTGAGAAGGTCGTCTCCAAACTCCCTCCGTGGCTGCGCCAGGAGCTCAAGATCCGCACCGCCCAACTGCGGGTGGACATCCAGGACGCCGTCCACCAGGGCATCGCCCACTGGAGCGCGCTCGCCTCCTCCCCCTCCCCCGTCGACACCTCCGGCGCCGAATCCTTCTCGACCTGGCTGCCCGCCGGCCAGTGGGAGTCCTTCCGCACCGGCTCCAAGGACCGCGGCGTCTCCCTCATCCAGGGACTGGCCCAAGCCGTCTCCCTGTGGCTGGAGATGAACCCGGCCCCCACCGTGAAGCGACCCTCGGTCGTGCGCCGCATCGTGGTGTGCAACCAGAAGGGCGGTGTCGGCAAGACGGCCATCACCGCCGGCACCGCCGAAGCCCTCGCGGAGGACCCCGACACCCTCCACCCGGTCCGCGTAGCCCGCCAACTGGCCCGGCTCTCGGCCGCCGAGGACGGCGACCAGTCGGCCCAGGACGCCTTCGCGTCCACCGGATCCACCGCGTCCGCCCCGCCCGTAGACCTGGAAGACCTGCCCGGACTCGGTATGCGCGTCCTGCTCGTCGACTTCGACCCCCAGGGCCACCTCACCAAGCAGCTCGGCCGGCAGCCGCTTCCCATCGGCGGAGACAGCCTCACCTGCCACATGGCGGGCGAGGCCAAGGGACCCCTCGCCGACCTGATCGTCTCCATCCCGGACGAGCACTTCGGCGACCGCCTCCACATCCTCCCGGCCTGCACGGACGCGTTCCTCCTCGACGTCCGCCTCTCCACGGTCCGAGCCCGCGAGGCCGCGCTCGAGCGGGCCCTCGCACCCGTCGAGGCCGACTACGACGTCATCCTCATCGACTGCCCGCCGAGCCTCGGCCTCAGCATGGACGCCGCCATCTACTACGGCCGCCGCCGCGACGCCGAACAGCCGGGCGCCTCCGGCGCGCTGATCGTGGTCCAGGCGGAGGACTCCTCGGCGGACGCCTACGACCTCCTCACCTCCCAGATCAACGACCTCCGCGACGACCTCAGCCTCGACATCGACTACCTCGGCCTGGTCGTCAACCTCTACGACGGCCGCCGCGGCTACATCGCGACCAGCTCCCTCCAGGCCTGGATGGACATAAAGGATCCGCGGGTCGTGGCGATCGTCCCCGACCTCAAGGAACAGCGCGAAGCGGTCCGCGTGAAGCAACCGCTGTTCGTCTACGCGCCCAAGGGCGAGCAAGCCGTCGCCCTGCGCGCCCTCGCAAGGGAGATCTCATGAGCAAGGCCGACAAACTCGGAGTCTCGAGCTCCTTCGCCCGCGCCCAGCCCGTCGGCGTCAGTTCCCGCCGCGCGGCGATCGCCGAAGCCACCGGCGCCCCCACCTCCGGCGTGGTCCCGCCCTCGGAGGTCCCGATCGAGGCCCTCGCCCACAACCCGTTCAACCTCCGCGAGGACCTCACGGAGCTCGAAGAGCTGGCCGCGTCCCTCACCGTCCGGGGTCAGCTCCAGCCCCTGGCGGTCGCCACCCGCATGGCCTTCATGGAGGCCCACCCCGGCAACGCCGATGGCCTGGGCCGCGCCCCGTACGTCGTCATCGACGGCAACCGGCGCCTGGCGGCGGCCCAGCGCGCTGGCCTTCGCACCATGCAGATCCACGTCAACGACTCCCTCGCCTCCTCGGCGGCGGACATCCTAGAGTCGGCGCTCATCGCCAACGTCCACCGCGTCGACGTGGCCCCCATGGACCAGGCCCGCGCCCTGCAGGAACTCGTCGAGGTGCACGGCTCCCAGGCCCAGGTCGCCAAGCGCCTCGGCAAGACGCCGGCCTGGGTCTCCCAGCGCCTGACCCTGCTCAACCTCACCCCGGAGCTCCAGGACAAGGTGGAGACCGGCGAACTCAAGGTGGAACCGGCCCGCCGCATCGGCCGCCTCCCCCAGGAGGACCAGGCGACCGCGGCGGAGGAAGCCGTTAACGCCGTTAACCCCCCGCGCCAACGCACCCGCCCGGCCCCGTCCCTGGCCCCGGGCCCCACCCCCGAGCCCCACCCCTCCCCCGCCACGTCCCCCCGCCGCATCACCATCGCGGCGGACTCCCCGGACACGATCGCGGACGCCCTCACCGCTCACCTCACCCCGGACGACCTGAGGGCGGTGACAGAACTCCTCCTGACCCGCATCTAACCCACCCGACACGAAGGGGGCGTTGGCCCGGCCGCCGGACCACCATCGCCCCCACGTGTGTTTCACGTGTGTTTCACGTGCGTTCCATGGTGCGGTTCGCATAAGCTGCACCTGGAGGTGCCCATGCCCAACGCGCACGAAAACGAACAGACCTCGCTCTTCGCCGCGGTCGATGCCCTGCTGGAAGAGGCCGCAGCACAAGACGCCCTCCCGCACCCGGACGAGCGCAAGCGCCTCCGCGAGGCCGCGGGCCTGAGCCAGGACCAGATCGCCCAGGCCCTGGCCGTCCGCCGCGAAACGGTCACCTCCTGGGAGACCGGCCGCACGGCCCCGCGCCCTCCCAAGCGCGCCGCCTACGCCCGCCTCCTCAACGGCCTGGCAGACCTCCACGGCATTAACGCCGTTAACGCCCCCGCCCCTCAGCCCGCGCCCCCTCACACCACCAGCGGGCCCATTAACGCCGTTAACACCCCGCAACCCGCCGCCGCACCTCAGCCTGCGGCAGAGCAGGTCGCCGTACCGAAGGCCGCCGCAGCACAGCCCGCGTCCCCCCAACCCGCCACCGCCCAGGCCCGCGCCGAAGGCGCCGGACCCACCCCCACCGCACCCGTTAACGGCGTTAACGCCGTTAACTCCACCCCCCACACCGTGGACGCCGGCCCCGAGGCCGCACCACACCCTGGGCCTGGGGCGGAGCCCCAGTTTCGGGAAGGGGCGGGTAGGGGAGCAGCCCCGCAGGGCCCCCCAACCCACCCGCACGCCGCATCCCCCACCCCTCACCCCCAGCCGACCGCCCCCCGAACGACCCCCCGCACAGGTGCAGCCGCCCCCACCCCCGCCCCGGAGGGCAACGGCCCCCTAGCCGTACTCGACGGCACAGGAAAGGCCCACGCCGCCCACGGCACAGTCCTCACACCCCCCACCACCCCCACCCTCCCCGCCCTCGTCGAATGGGCCCTCTCCCCCGCCGCCGACCTCCGCTCCCCCCGCCTCCACCGCAACGGCAAGGACGGCGACCCCCTCCTCGTCCTCACCCCCGCCGCTACCGAGGCACTCGGACTCCCCCTCGTCCTGGAAGACCGCCGCGGCCTACGCCTCCCCGACGACCACCCGGTCATCAAGCAGCTCACCAAAGCAAAATGGCAGCTGACCCGCCGCGGCTTCGGCCCCTGGCCCCGCATCTACCGCCCCGCCACCCCCACCACCGGCCGCCAGTGCGTCCAGTTCGCGATCCTCCCCTGGGGCGCCCTCGACCCCCGCGCCTGGGGCGAGCACACCGCCGACCTCCCCGCACCGGAACTCGCCGAGCTCCTCACCTCCTACGCGACCCGCGTCCTCACCCCCCGCGGCTCCACGGCCGTCTCGGGCCTGGAGCTGATGACGGCGCTGCGCCCGCCCACCCGCGCCGCTCGCGACGAGTCCACGAACACCTGGGTCTCCGCCCCGGTCCCCGGCTCCCTCACCCGCCCCGTCGACCCCGCTCCCCCGGAGGCCCCCGACGAGCACCCGGTCGTCGCGGCCCTCTACCCCCGCTCCCACCAGCGCACCCCGGACCAGGTTCTCGACGAGGAGGCGTACGACTGGATCCGCGACCCCCAGCTCCTCACCGACGCCGAGTGCACCCGCACCCACGCCGTCGGCATCGACGTGAACATGGCCTTCGCCGCGGCAGCCAACCGGCTCCTCGTCGGCACCGGCCCCGCGGTCCACACCGACGGCCCCCGCTTCGACCCGAAGCTCCCCGGCTCCTGGCTCGTGGACCTCTCCGCCCAGGCCACCGCCATGGACCCCCGCCTCCCCAGCCCCTTCACCCCGCACGGCCGCCCGCCCATCGGCCCCGCCTGGTACGCCACTCCGACCCTCGCCTACGCCCAGGAGCTCGGCCTCACCGTCCGGCCCACCGAGGCCTGGCTCCGCCCGGAGCACGGCCCGTACCTCGACTCCTGGTACACCCGCCTGCGCGACGCCTACATGGCGACGATGGCCGAACTCGGCGTCCACGCGTCCCTCACGGACTCCGCCTTCCTTCAGGCGATGGCGGAGTACAAGGGCGACCCCGATCACCCCCTCCCCCAGACCGCGGTCCTCTCCGCGATCAAGTCCACCGTCAAGGGCGGCATCGGCAAGCTCCGCGAACGCCCGCAGGGCGCCGGCTACCGCCCCGGCGAGAGCTGGCCCGCCCTCGAACGCCCCACCTGGCGCCCCGACATCCGAGCCGCCGTCATCTCCACGGCCCGCGTCAACATGCACCGCAAGATGCAAAAGCTCGCAACGTCAGCAGACCTCTACCCCATTGCGGTCCTCTCCGACTGCGCGGTCTACCTCTCCGACGGCCCCAGCCCCCTCGACTTCCTCCCCCGCACCCCCGAAGGCAAGCCCCTGCCCGGCGGCTTCCGCCTCGGCGTCAACCCCGGCATGGTCAAGCACGAGGGCACCCAACCCCTCCTCTGGGCCGTTCAGCTGCTCGACGAACGACACAACCCCGCCCGCCACATCAAGGGCCACGACGCCGCGGCCGACGGAGAGTAAGAGCCACCCATGTCCGAGATCAGCGACAGCCTCGACCGCGCCGACGAGCAGAACTTCACCCGCCCCATCCCCAAATCGGCGGGCGCCCAGATCCGCTACCTCGTCAAACAGCTCAAATCGACCAAGGCCGTGGCGGACCTCCTCGCCATCTCCCGGCGCACCGTCGAGCGGTACGTGAAGGACCAGATCAAGCGGCCCAAGCCGGAACTCGCCGCCCGCCTGGAGCGCGAGGTCCGCCGCCGCTGGCAGCCCCTCGTCCGCAAGCGCGCCCGCGACAAGGCCGCGAAGCAGACCGGACTGGTCATCGAGACCCGCGCCCGCTTCGGCTTCAGCGCCGCCCCCGGCACCACCGACGACGGCCGGATGCGACGCATCACCCAGCACCTCCCCCCGGAGTACGCCTCCCGCCTCTTCAGCGCCTACGAGGCCGGAGCCACCGAAGCCCAGCTCCGCAGCATCACCGCCGAAGGGCTCCAGGAGATCTACTTCAAGGACAACGGCGCCCGCGCCCAGGGCCTCCTCGTCGAGTTCACCGACATCGACTACGTGGAGCTCAACTTCTAGAAGCCCGGACAACGCCCTTCCCCAGCCAGGTCCGAGCACGACGAATTGGCACAACACTTCGAAGAGCTACACCCACACCCCGAGGCCGTGGCCCACCGCATGCTCGGCTCACTCGCCGAAGCCGAGCACCCCGACCAGAAGGCCGGCTGACCGACTCGGTGGGCCCCGCGACAACGCCATGGCCGACGCCCACTCCGCCGTCCCCGGAGCCGCTCTGGTCACCCGTCAGGCGGCCACGTTCGCGCGGTTCACCCAGAGCGCGCAGCCCGCACTCGTCAACGGCGGCGCAGGCGTAGTGGCCGGATTGGACGTCCACTTCCCAACCCGCCCCAGGACGGGACGCCGCCCCTCACACCCCCGGCCCCCTGCAAGCCCCCCTGAGCCCCTCAAACACGACAAAGGGCCCCGGAGTACTCCGGGGCCCCCACAAGCCCCTGAGCACCCCTCAGAAGCCCTACAAACACCACTTACTCAGCCAACCGCGTGCAGCGCCCTACGCCGCTTCGATTCAGCCGCCTTCTTCGCGACGGCCTGAGCCGCCCGCTTCTTGCGCTGTTCGGCGAGCTGGTCCTGATACGCCGCCACCGCCCGGTGATAGCTGGCCACATAACCCCGCGCGTCCAGCCTCTCCTCCGCGTCCATCTCGTTCACGGCCGCGACCGCATCCTCGAACGAGGTGTACCCGGCGAGCATCGGGTTGATCTGATAGACCCCGTTACGGATCTTCCTGACCAACTTCGCCAGCTCCAGGCTCCGCAGCGCGGCGTTCACGCTCGGCCGGCTCAGATCCAGCATCCCGCCGACCGTCGCCTGGTCGATGAGGATCCGCCCGCCCGGCTCACTGAGCGAACGGAGCTTCAGCAGCACCCGGTACGCCGCCGGAGGCAGGTCGAGGTCGGAGAGCAGCCCGTCGGCATTGACCGCGGCGAATCGCAAGGTGCTCACTGAGCCGTCCCTTCTCCCGTGCGCTTCGTCCGGCTCACCCGACGCGCAGCGCGCTCTCTTGCCCGTTCGGCCCGCAGTTCCGCGATGGCCTGCCTCATGTGGTCCAGCGAGGGGAAGCGCACCAAGTCCGGCAGGCTCGTATCGCTACGAATCTGCGAGATGGTCCCGTGTTGCTCCACCTTCACGAACTCACCCGTCATCTCGGTACCCGGGATGAACTCCGCCACCCGGTAACTGTAGGGCGGGTTGAACTGATACACACCCCGCCGCACCTTGAAGACGATCCCATGAGACATCACCGTGTGCAGAGCTTCCGACGTCTTCGTCCGGCTGACATCCAGGATGGTAGCCATCTCCTCCTGGGTAAGTGGAATCCGCCCCCCCGCCCGCTGGCAGGCGATGAGCAGCAGGATCAGCCGCAGAGGCAGCGCTTCGCGGAAGTACTGGGCGATCACGAGGAAGAACTCGAGGCTGTCCATCGAGAACGCATTCGGCTGATTCTCGGTCCCGTAGAACTCCAGCGGCTTGCGCTCGCCGTCCAAGGTCAGCTTCCGCGTGGGGTACCGCTTCGCGAGGCTGTCCAGATCCTTGACCGGAGCCAGGGGCTGACTCCACGCAGAGATCGCATCGTCCACCGGCAGATCAGGACGCGGGGTCCCTACCGGATTGCCCCGGCGGCGCTGTGGCTCTGATGACACGAGGCTGCTCTCCACTCCGTTGATCTGCGGAGATCAGTATGTCAACAAGCGTGACACAAGTGTCACGCTCGTTGACGTTCGGCGTGTCTTGTGTCCCCTCACAGGTGACATATCTCAGCCACACCCTCCCCGGACCCCCCTCCCGACCCTCCCCGGCCA from Streptomyces sp. NBC_01264 encodes the following:
- the tpg gene encoding telomere-protecting terminal protein Tpg, with product MSEISDSLDRADEQNFTRPIPKSAGAQIRYLVKQLKSTKAVADLLAISRRTVERYVKDQIKRPKPELAARLEREVRRRWQPLVRKRARDKAAKQTGLVIETRARFGFSAAPGTTDDGRMRRITQHLPPEYASRLFSAYEAGATEAQLRSITAEGLQEIYFKDNGARAQGLLVEFTDIDYVELNF
- a CDS encoding NAD-dependent epimerase/dehydratase family protein — protein: MKVLLAGASGVLGQRAVRALRAAGHEVAGLGRGAGMDVRADLLDREGLLRAVNGLGFDVVVHAATALSGKSLARHQDMAGTNALRTEGTVNLLAATRETGARRFVVESMMFGYGYGDHGGAVLGEDDGFGPQGANVWLERHVGAMRTKEELAFTADGIEGVSLRFGLFYGAGVTDVHVVPMLRKRALPVVAAKGRALSWVDVADAAKAVVAGVESGRPGQAYNIVDDEPLGWDAHMRAVAAAFGAPAPMTVPLWVLKPAPLAHTIMGTDLRLANAKARRELGWGPVYASSVVGAGALAAALSMPGTCG
- a CDS encoding MarR family transcriptional regulator, coding for MSTLRFAAVNADGLLSDLDLPPAAYRVLLKLRSLSEPGGRILIDQATVGGMLDLSRPSVNAALRSLELAKLVRKIRNGVYQINPMLAGYTSFEDAVAAVNEMDAEERLDARGYVASYHRAVAAYQDQLAEQRKKRAAQAVAKKAAESKRRRALHAVG
- a CDS encoding ParB/RepB/Spo0J family partition protein encodes the protein MSKADKLGVSSSFARAQPVGVSSRRAAIAEATGAPTSGVVPPSEVPIEALAHNPFNLREDLTELEELAASLTVRGQLQPLAVATRMAFMEAHPGNADGLGRAPYVVIDGNRRLAAAQRAGLRTMQIHVNDSLASSAADILESALIANVHRVDVAPMDQARALQELVEVHGSQAQVAKRLGKTPAWVSQRLTLLNLTPELQDKVETGELKVEPARRIGRLPQEDQATAAEEAVNAVNPPRQRTRPAPSLAPGPTPEPHPSPATSPRRITIAADSPDTIADALTAHLTPDDLRAVTELLLTRI
- the tap gene encoding telomere-associated protein Tap; amino-acid sequence: MPNAHENEQTSLFAAVDALLEEAAAQDALPHPDERKRLREAAGLSQDQIAQALAVRRETVTSWETGRTAPRPPKRAAYARLLNGLADLHGINAVNAPAPQPAPPHTTSGPINAVNTPQPAAAPQPAAEQVAVPKAAAAQPASPQPATAQARAEGAGPTPTAPVNGVNAVNSTPHTVDAGPEAAPHPGPGAEPQFREGAGRGAAPQGPPTHPHAASPTPHPQPTAPRTTPRTGAAAPTPAPEGNGPLAVLDGTGKAHAAHGTVLTPPTTPTLPALVEWALSPAADLRSPRLHRNGKDGDPLLVLTPAATEALGLPLVLEDRRGLRLPDDHPVIKQLTKAKWQLTRRGFGPWPRIYRPATPTTGRQCVQFAILPWGALDPRAWGEHTADLPAPELAELLTSYATRVLTPRGSTAVSGLELMTALRPPTRAARDESTNTWVSAPVPGSLTRPVDPAPPEAPDEHPVVAALYPRSHQRTPDQVLDEEAYDWIRDPQLLTDAECTRTHAVGIDVNMAFAAAANRLLVGTGPAVHTDGPRFDPKLPGSWLVDLSAQATAMDPRLPSPFTPHGRPPIGPAWYATPTLAYAQELGLTVRPTEAWLRPEHGPYLDSWYTRLRDAYMATMAELGVHASLTDSAFLQAMAEYKGDPDHPLPQTAVLSAIKSTVKGGIGKLRERPQGAGYRPGESWPALERPTWRPDIRAAVISTARVNMHRKMQKLATSADLYPIAVLSDCAVYLSDGPSPLDFLPRTPEGKPLPGGFRLGVNPGMVKHEGTQPLLWAVQLLDERHNPARHIKGHDAAADGE
- a CDS encoding ParA family protein; this encodes MTSPSSPNDREKVVSKLPPWLRQELKIRTAQLRVDIQDAVHQGIAHWSALASSPSPVDTSGAESFSTWLPAGQWESFRTGSKDRGVSLIQGLAQAVSLWLEMNPAPTVKRPSVVRRIVVCNQKGGVGKTAITAGTAEALAEDPDTLHPVRVARQLARLSAAEDGDQSAQDAFASTGSTASAPPVDLEDLPGLGMRVLLVDFDPQGHLTKQLGRQPLPIGGDSLTCHMAGEAKGPLADLIVSIPDEHFGDRLHILPACTDAFLLDVRLSTVRAREAALERALAPVEADYDVILIDCPPSLGLSMDAAIYYGRRRDAEQPGASGALIVVQAEDSSADAYDLLTSQINDLRDDLSLDIDYLGLVVNLYDGRRGYIATSSLQAWMDIKDPRVVAIVPDLKEQREAVRVKQPLFVYAPKGEQAVALRALAREIS